The genomic segment TGCTCTGCGCCTCGCGCTGCTGGGGTGTCTGATTCATTGTGAGCATCTGACACGTGGCGCGGCTGAGACACCCGTCTCCCTCCGGCTTGCGGTTTTAATCAAggcacccaaaaaaaaaaacaccaaatgatatttttccattttgttttgggGGGTGTGGTCGAAAATCTGTGTATTTTACACAAAAGGGAAGCTTTCAGAAAAGGGAAGCAATGCCACGTTCTGCACAGAAAGGTGACGGTTAAGAAACGGAACCACAACCAGCATTTCAGTTTCCAGAAATGAGTGTGAAataaagagagaaggaaaaggCCCGTTACGGGGCGTTGTTTGAtcgagaacaaaaaaaaaaaaaaaaacagtcagaaCCATCTGCCCACTTTATACCTTCAGTTCAAAGGTTACTACGTCTGCagttcatcatttacattttacatttacagcatttatcagacgcccttatccagagcaactcacaaccagtagttacagggacagtctccctgtcttgctcagggacacaatggtagtaagggggattcgaacccgggtcttctggtttataggcgagtgtgttacccactaggctactaccaccccctagTACATCATCTTCATGGGTTTCAGGGCGCGGTTCCCTACTGCTGACCACCGCTGTGCATGTGTTACAATGAAAGTTACAGTCACAGCCGCAGCGGAAATGGCTTTACAGCCAGGGTGTCCGGACTTCCACTTTTCCCTGGACCTGGAAATCGGGTCCGTTTCCATAATCGTCCGGGTTTTTGAGCTgccaaaacatttattacacGTGCAACCTACACTCCCGCTCGCActggtgaagtgattgtcattgtgatacacagcagcacagcacacagtgaaatgtgtcctctgcgtttaaccatcactcttagtgagcagccatgacaggtgcctggggagctgcctcagtggcaccttggcgggtcaggattcgaaccggcaaccttctgatcatggggccgcttccttgaccaccgctgccccaacTAGGTACTAGTGGAATTACTACTTGCACCAGCATTGATGGTACCAGATTTTCACAGTGAGACAcgtgtgtgtaaagtgaaaatCTTCCCTAACCACAGTGGCATTTTATTTCttagaaaagaagaaagtgaagtgattgtcacatgtgatacacagcagcacagcacacaatgcacacagtgaaatgtgtcctctgcatttaacccatcaccctgagtgagcagtgggcagccatgacaggcgcccggggagcagcgtgtggggacggtgctttgctgccttggcggatcgggattcaaaccggcaaccttctgattacggggccgcttccttaaccgctaggccaccactgcagcatGCTCAACACACAAGTCACAAATGTAAGAAAAATTGCTTTTAGTTCGTGCCTGCTGCACGAGACAACATGAGAAACGACAAGCAcgatgtacattttatttagttgaacatTCACAGCTTTGAGTCGGCGTGAATGGCCATGAACGGATCCTCTGCCGAGTTGCTGATGCTGAAGTGGGCGCGCCCGTCTCCGCCGACCTGCACCTGCTTCCCAGTGCACCTTCCGCCATCTTTGTCCCCAGAGATGACATCGCAGTAGGTGCCTCCAGGCAGGCCAGTGTTCAGAGAAGCGTCCAGGttgctttataaaaaaataaaacagtcaggCTGTCAGAAGACCTcgatccccacttactaccatcgtgtccctgagcaagacacttaaccccgagtgtctccagggggactgtccctgtaactactgattgtaagtcgctctggataacaaATGTAGACTTTTTAGTGAACTAGGTGACATTCACAATAAAGAAAGTCAGGCCATGTGCATATAATCATCTactgggcagcggtggcctagcggttaaggaagcggcccggtaatcagaaggttgccggttcgaatcctgagccgccaaagctgagctgccactgagcgaggtaccgtccccacacactgctccccgggcgcctgtcatgggctaaaaagcagaggacacatttcgttgtgtcaccgtgacaatcacttcacttttactactGAAGCTGCCCTCGGATGTGCAGACATGTCTTGGCTCCACTGCTTGATGGCGGTGACCCAATGCTCGGGCAAACATTGCAAGTacgagaagaaaaaataaaaacgatcCAGATGTTCCAAaagtttcatgttcatgtacCAGGTTTGTGCATAATTTTGTATAAGTGATATCCCATTTAATTGCTATTAGGTTATCAGTCTTTTATATAGTCTGTATGAGTGTTACATAAATGTCTATTTATAAGGAAATAGACATATTTTTCAATTCTTTATGCTTTAATATATGTGGTTTGTAATGAAAGAGTTTTTCATGTAGGTTCAGTGTGGAAGTTTGTTTAATGATGACTTACTATTCATCATTGTTGATGACAATGAAGCCACGGTCTCCGCGTCCAAAGGCAATCTGGTTGCTCCCGTTGTCCCACCAGTTGGCGAATGGTTGGCCGTTCACCACATTGCGGAAAATGGCCATGTTCCTGCAGGCGGTGGACAGGCAGTTGGGGTCGCAGTAAAAGCCGCCAGGTGCGTGAAGGCAGGACGCGCGGGCCTCACCTGATCTGACGCCACCTGTGCTCGCAGACCCACCCGTCACCACAGGTGGAGTCGGGGTTGATGGGGACAGGCTTGGTGCTCCCGTCTGAGTAGCTTGGGGGGCCGATCCAGTCGTTCTTATCCTGCAGGAAAGCTGCCGGGTGAGTGCCGTTCAGCGTCACGTTCACAGCTGACTGGTTTGCGGCTTTTTACCTGCCCGTTGACGATGTTCCGGTCCCAGCGGAAGCTGGACATGACCCTGGTCACTCCGTAGGGATGAGCCAGCATGAGGCCCACACCCATCTTGTACAGTCTGGCCGTGAAGATAACCGGATGCATCAAAATAATCCCCAGAGTGATGACGCATGGGTGAAGCTACAGATTCCAACACCAACCTGGCGTCCCAGAAGGTCAAAATGGAGGCGCCGCCAGCTCCATGTCCTCGCTGATTGTCGTGGTTGTCGACGAACACCAGGGCTTTGTCAGACGGCATGAAACTCCAGCCTTCACCCCAGTTCCTGCAAAGAAGCCCAGCTAATGGCTCTACAACGAACAATTATGAGCACTTTAAACATAATTCATGCGCACTCACTTTAAATAGCTCAGCTTCTGGCCGTTCCACCTCCTCATCACCTCTCCCAGCTTAGCTCCATACTTGAATTCCGTCACCCGACCCAATCCGGTGTATTCGCCTGACGTGATGGGCTCACCACCGAGATCAATAACCTGGAAAAGCGAGGTCATGCACGTCATGGCCACCCTGAAAACGACCCTCCTCTGTCGGAAACGCGGGAACACGGCACCTCTTGGTAGATGAACGGCCGCGAGCCAGCGGAGAACCACTGGGTGTTGAGGTTGTGCAGCTTGCCGTACACGACCTGCAGGTCCCCGGGCCACATGTGCTTGCAAGCATCCACCCTGAATCCAGCCACGCCCATGTCTACGAGCTTGTTCAGGTAATCGGCCGTTTTGCCGCGGACATAGTCCTTCTCCAAAGCCAGGTCCAGCAGGCTGACGAGACGACAGTCTCTCACCTGCGGACACAAACGTAAAACCACTGTGGAAGAGGTAGAGATGTTTTTCCCGCAGTTCATGCACCTTTTGCTTGAAGTGTGGACCACGCCCATGAAATGCGGTATTAAGACATGCCTGGTAAATGTCGTTGTAGTTCTCGATGTTTCCACTGCCGGTCTTGCACTTGCCGTCGTTGAAGTCCAGGCCGGAGTACGGGACGGAGGGGAACTCCTTACTGTTGGCGTTGAAATATGTGCCACAGCTGGAGTGAGTGCCCGCTCCTCCCCCTGAGCCGCACATGTGGTTGATCACCACGTCCACGTAAATGTTCACCTGCGGAACACCATTTTTGATCCAGTGTGgtttaaatacatatacaggTTTCAGCCAGTAGTGAAATTAATGAAAGGTTTTTCTTCTAAAGGTGTAAAGCCCACAAATAGTGGGCTGATGAAAAAGTGTGTGGTAATAATGTTGACGTTGATATGCAGAGATCTTTCTAGATGATCTGGTTGTCGGTCTCTCCAACCTCTGCaaattaatgaatgatctcttacaagcaaaagtctacagatggagaacaatattgttctgctgctcagagaacaacagggGAACAGAGTCTCCTTCTCTATGCACGTCATGCCACTGTTTCATGAATTAGGCAAATCAGTATTAGATCAGTGCTTGacatgggttttttttggttaccTTACCAAAGTACCTTACATCTTAGATAAACAGAGCTTTGGTTTGTGTTTTGCACAGtactatacatatatacatatatatgtatgtatatgtatatgtatggtggtgtgtgtgtgtatacacacatatatataaatccaGTCTAATGTAATACCGCGTTCATGCGTTCTCACCCCAACGTTGTTGCATCTGGTGATCATGTCCTTCAGCTGTTGTTCGTTCCCCGATCGGGAGCAGAGATTGTAACTAATTGGCTGGTATCTCTGCCACCAGGGCCTCCAGGGGTCGGAAATGACAATGCTCTCGCTCGGTGGAGAGATCTGCAAGTTCGTGTCATGCAGAAGAATTAAGCAGGAACACGGTGGTGCTCAATGTGCGAAGCAGCAGTGGCAGACAGAAAGGCGCCGCTGCCCACAACATTACAGGTCACAAACTTATACCACGACTATAATTTATGAATATGCATATCCAATCTGGTTTGCAAATTTGAATGCTTtcatataatatgtatattataaaataacaacaaaactaCTGAACAGAATAGGCCTCTCCATAACTACAGGAGGTATCTCCAGGAGGAGATATCTGCACACACCTGAACTCCACCGTAGCCGTTGGGCGCCAGGTAACGCTCGCACTCTGCAGCTATGTCTTCCCATCGCCACTCGAACAGGTGAACAATGGAGGTCCGTCCCTCTTTCGTATGCGGGTTGTGCTGGGCCAAGCTGAGCCCCAGAAGGGCCGCCAAAACCAGAAGCTTCATCTTCCACTCGCTGTCAGCGCCGACTCCCGcggcttcactttcactatatatAGACAAGGGCTGAGACCAAAACACATCTTATCTCTGGCAGGGATGGAGTCACAGATGCACATGACTTGTTATTTCCCACTATTAACCAATGCAAATTATATAAGCATTCTCAGAATATTACAAACTATTCATAACTGCTGGAGACCAGTCAGCTTGCCTTGCAATTTGTTACAATGCACGTACAATTTAAATATCGTTCTTGTCGTGGGTTTAATTaagcataattaaaatgtttaaaaaactaaagaaaaaaaaaagctacaaaaTGCGTGGCGTTTTACCAAGTGGTAGAAGAAGCAGCCAAACAGTGTTTGCTTTTCTTATGCAAGAGATTACACAAGCGCAGTTATCAGTTTTGTCAGCTGTCCTTGACTATTTTACATTCCAACAGGcttattttctttatatttttgtaaCTATGAATCGCACATGTGATGCATTACTGTGCCATTAAATCAGAATCTTTAAGGTAAATGGAAACTCCTGAATTAAATCAGTGTCCAGAGGAAAAGGTCTACCACGATACAACTCTACACCTTCTGATGCTCCTCTTAACATGTGTAGTGCATTCATTTCCTGCACAAATTACtagttaatttatttaataattccCATTAATCAAATTGACAGAAtcaacaaaatgcacatttgagtcaaaaaagaaaagctgagcTCTCTTACCTCAAAGGATCATTTATAATAAGAACAGTGCATTTATTTCATAAGTATGAAACAAAGTTAGTGGTCCAAACTGGGCTGGAGTGTTTTTACTTCCAGAGGCAGGAACGCTGTGAAGTGGACGCCAGGAAAACAAACACTGTCCCGGTTTCGTGGTGGACTATGAAGAAGACATAATTGGGGGAATTTATTCATATATGTTCATGAGCTGTATATTATACGTATCCCATACTGTAGTGGCTTACCAAATAAAAGAGAGTGGGAGATGCACACTCGCCCGTGAagcagaagtcccaggttcgaacccctcttactaccactgtgtccctgagcaagtctctTAATCcagagcgtctccagggggactgtccctgtcactactggtagtaaggtgctctggataaggccgtaaatgtaaaactaacGTCCACCTCATAGTTTACAGAATATTGATAtttcaaaatataaaatatttcattttatgcatGGCAGTATATGCACGTTATTAGTTGTTGCGATGGCCAGTGtgattaatgtaaaaatatgaatgtCCTCCCTTCTACATTGAGCCTTGGCGTTAGCGCCCCCTTACGTCACATATATATACCATAATTAGACCGTATGAATATACAATGTTGCTAAAAGAGGacattttggaatattttgaaCACACCACATACGTGTTGATGCCCAGCCTGGTCACCCTTCTCAGCCTGGTAGTTACATGatcgaatgaaaaaaaatcctccgTGGGACTTTTAATTTGAATTGGAGTGGGGGGGAGGGACCCGGAAACACTTCACCGTTTACTTCCTCCCAGCGTTGAACTAGCGTAGTCGGTCGGAGGGAGGAAAGTGCGCGTTGGAGTTTTTCTGAAATGTAAGTTCTGTGAGTAACTGCACAGTCCACACGTTCCTTCTTCAGATTTCAGCGCAAACCGCAACACACGCGTGATATTTCCCCGCGTTTCCTGCTCGGCCGCGGCCTCGGGCGAGTTAGCGTCTTTGCTAACCCGGTGTCCATTGGAGTTTAAAACAGTGATTTAACAAGCCGTTATTTTCCTCCCCTCCAGTACTTGGACTTCGATTACGAGACATGGAGAAAGACGCCCGTGTGAAGAAGACGGCCGCGCCGTCCGTTTCGCAGATCAATGCCGAATATGTCACGCAGGTAGTGATGCTTGTTCTTCTCGCTTTCTTATAAAGGGGCTATTTTCTGTTTTCCCCCTCCACGTGTTTCTTGTCGGGAACTTTATCATGTGTGAAAGTGTTGTGTCTAGTGTTACCgcacaattaattaaatgttattcgAATAAATTCAATgttattttttgcattgcattgaaAGTGTTCGACTGTGTCTTTCGGTTGGGGTAAAGTAGGCTTTTCTGTTTTATCTTTCTCTTGCAGTTGGCCAATAAATATTGGGCGCCCCACGTGAAGAATAAACTGCCTTTTGATCCTAAGGTTAGCTTCTGATGTTTCTACACCGGCCACCAAAAAGTAAATTTCACCATTTAACACTCATGTTTACTTCCTTTTGCGCACTCAGGTCATAGATGATGTATATCAGAAGGAGATTTACAAGTCAAAGTGCGTATCAGGTCTTCTTTCTGTCGTTATTTCATTCAGTTGTCACATGCATTATGTACCGTGTTGTGCAGTACTGTTATCTGCTGTTGCCGATTTTTCAGATTTGCCATAAGAAAGATCATGTTGCTGGAGTTCAGCCAGTATTTGGAGAATTATCTGTGGGTGAACTACACCCCCGAGGCCTCCACCAACGACTACCTCATGTCTATCTGTTGCATAGTCAACGAGAAGTTCCGGGAAAATGTTCCTGCCTGGGAGGTGAGCTTTCAAACGTTCGTTTCCGGTGGCTTGTGGCTGTTATTGTGTCTGATCATCTGCCTTCTGCCTCAACCTAGGTTTTCAAGAAAGAGCCGGAGCACTTCCCCTTCTTTTTTAAGTGCGTGATGAATGCGACACTGGCCGGGGAGGAGGCTGGCGTCTCTCTGCGTGAGCAGACGGTGTTGCTGCTCTTCATGGATCATTGCTTTAACAGCCTGGTGCGTAAAGTTCACACTTACTTGGGGCCCTATGAAATCCGTTTTAATTCTTTCCTAAATTccgttttttcctttttagttATCCTGTATTCCATGTTTTCCGTTATAAACATTCATTCACCTAAAACTAACCTCCAGTATGACACATCATTCAATCACTGTACAACAAAGTGCTTGAGCGTTTTACTGtctgcttttgtaaaccatttacatgttaataatatgtacatgtacctgcccacttgcataatgaactggaaccgcGATAATAAAACCACGTTTTGAATTGGCTGATTTGTTGGCTGGCGTGAGCGGCTCGtgctagtttgcttcttttctccgGAAACGCGAGGTGGGCTTCAGCGGCCAGAAACGGCACTTATACACAATTCTGCAATTTATAGCGGATTCCCTTTTATTTGTTAGATCCCGCGATTCCGTCCGCATTTTCCACATCACGGAGTTCATAGGGCCCCACTTACTGGTGCTCTAATCACCAGTAAGTGGGGCCAACAACCAGACCAACAACCAGATTTAAGATAGATATATCTTAATGATAGAAAATTCAGTCccagtttttcacaattttgtgatgaaagtgaagtgattgtcattgtgaaacactgcagcacagtgcccggtgacagtgaaatgtgtccttttagtgagcagtgggcagtgccCGGGAAGCTGTGTGCACACCCAAAATATAATGAATTTTGCACTTTTGAAAATTGCACTTTTTCTGTAACTTCAGTGCTGAATTTCCTTTTGCCGTCCTCTAGATGGCACTGTTGTCTCTTTTTAACTCTAGGGCCCAACAACAATACCCGCGAGTTGAATAGTAGCATCTTGTCAGCTAAAATAGTGCTGGATGCTCATGCCTATTGCATATGGATCTGTTGATTCATTTggagttgtatttttttctcaggAGGTGGATCTGATAAGAGAGCAGGTGCAGCAGCTCATTTCCCTGCCTATGTGGATGTGTCTCCTACCGGTAAGCAGTGCTTTCAGTCCTGGCTGTCTGTCTAATGTTATGATAGGTTCTTAAAAGAATGTTTTGTGCCTTCATTTGTCCACTAGTTAATTGGACTTGACGCACAAGAAAGTTCTGTGTTCATTCAAGAGTTATTCAACTTTTCAATATTGATTTTGTAGTCTAGACTCCAGCATGAGATGAAAAAGGTCCCCAAGCTGCAGAAATTCTGGAATCTCATCCGGAAGAACTATGAGAAAAATGGAGTTGAAGGCTGCAGAGCAGTAAGACCCAATGCTCTTGCCTTCTGCTTACTGCACAGTGGGCTCCTGATGTCAGAGTAcacaacttttatttatttatttatttttttatacacagaGCCAAAATGGAAAGAACCTTCTTGTCAGCACTCATTAAGAAATTCCGGGGGATTCTAATGTCTGTTCCACAGTCAGGtgagaaattattattattattgttttttttttaacctcactTATCATGCCAGTACTAGATCAACAGATCTCGTCTAGCTTCAGTTTTAAGAAGGACTTTATTCCATAAGCAAATTATCCCCTTGTCACCTGGTGTTCATAGTACTGTGGACATTTGCCCCGCCTCCTGTGATTTTTCTTGCTGGATTTGCTGCACACCCATCCTCCCACCTGCCTTGCACCTCTGGGCATTTCTGTGCCTGCAGGGAGCAGACCCTCAGCATGGGCTGAGGTCCCGCGGTGGAGAGAACTCTAATCCTCTCGTCAGCTTCCGCCGCCCTCCTGGCCCACCAGGCGGCACACTCCACCTAATGGGTCCCTGTTATCCTCAGCAGGCCTCGTTGCCTGGGCTAGTAGAGAAATGGCAGAGTTGCTGACGTTCTCTAGCATCCAGCAAAACCAATATTACGCTCCACCGTACTCTACCCTCACCTGACGTGCTATGTCATTGTTTCAGGCCAAGTTTCCTTGGATGTGGTGCACTACTGTGAGAGGTTCATAGAGCTCATGATTGACTTAGAGGTaagtttttaaaattttttttttaaaattatttatttatttttattaaagctgCTCTAAACATGGATAATGTCTCGTTCACATTGGTTGTTGTGCAATAATCCATATATTGACACATATCGAAAGATtttgttacccaccaggctaccatcccatcccaggacactgggcacaggccTTTTGTTTAAAGAACTAATGTTTAGATTGCATGCACACTGCCTGTGTCCTCATTACATTTTGCTGGTTGGGAGAAAGTGACATTTTACCAGTAGGCCGTTCAGTCCAATTTGCCTACTGTACTTCACTGGGGACGGAAACGCACAAATAGTTCTGTGCCCTTTCGCGATTTATGCCTCCCAATATTTTCTGCTTCTGCATACCCTGTTTTCCACCCTCTCTCTGCTATGGCTCTTTTAACATCTTGGTTTGGTTCCAGAAGAAAAGACCAAACATAAAGATTTTTATTCTCCCTGCTGCTGAGAAACTTTATTATCCACAAATTGCTCATGGGCAGCagagagtgtctgataaataaatCATGCGCCAATCCTGGTTTGTGTGCTGTGGTCTGGCGCAGCTCATTGTCTTGGTGCTCTGAGAATGGAGACGCCAGTTTTGTGCTAAATGTGAACTGTTTGCTGCCTGGATGGTGAAACACAAGAACAAACTTAGTAAATGAAAGTAATATAGAATTTCTGAATATTAGCATCTACTAGCATCTATCGCAATGGaatataatgaatttaataatACTCAGGACATTTATTAGGGCAAATTAACAAATTAGTTGCAAAATTGAAGGCTTTTAAAGTGTGGTAATGAGCTGTAAGGTGTAGGTGTCATAGAGGTGCTTCCTATTCACcttaagtgaaagtgtagtgattgtcattgtgaaacacaacaccgcacatggtgacacaagcggttcgggatttgaagtGGCAACTTTCTGATCAAGTGTCCATTTCTTTACCTgcttggccaaccactgcccctaattgACTAATCATATTATGATTACTAATTACATTTATGCAATTTTCCTGAATGCAAATGCGTTGGCCAAACAGTCGGCTTTTTTTATGGGACACATGATTGGTTGCCGCTCATGCACTCCTTTCACTGCAGTCACGCCAAGTGTAACCAGAAAGTAATACCGCACTAggctgaaatttcaaactctaTACTATTTTTAATACTACAGGGGGAGATAAaacaatctctctctgtctctctctgtctctctctgtctctctctctcttttatatatatatatatatacacacatacacacacacacacactca from the Denticeps clupeoides unplaced genomic scaffold, fDenClu1.1, whole genome shotgun sequence genome contains:
- the LOC114774571 gene encoding pancreatic alpha-amylase-like, whose amino-acid sequence is MKLLVLAALLGLSLAQHNPHTKEGRTSIVHLFEWRWEDIAAECERYLAPNGYGGVQISPPSESIVISDPWRPWWQRYQPISYNLCSRSGNEQQLKDMITRCNNVGVNIYVDVVINHMCGSGGGAGTHSSCGTYFNANSKEFPSVPYSGLDFNDGKCKTGSGNIENYNDIYQVRDCRLVSLLDLALEKDYVRGKTADYLNKLVDMGVAGFRVDACKHMWPGDLQVVYGKLHNLNTQWFSAGSRPFIYQEVIDLGGEPITSGEYTGLGRVTEFKYGAKLGEVMRRWNGQKLSYLKNWGEGWSFMPSDKALVFVDNHDNQRGHGAGGASILTFWDARLYKMGVGLMLAHPYGVTRVMSSFRWDRNIVNGQDKNDWIGPPSYSDGSTKPVPINPDSTCGDGWVCEHRWRQIRNMAIFRNVVNGQPFANWWDNGSNQIAFGRGDRGFIVINNDEYNLDASLNTGLPGGTYCDVISGDKDGGRCTGKQVQVGGDGRAHFSISNSAEDPFMAIHADSKL